The following is a genomic window from Lagenorhynchus albirostris chromosome 2, mLagAlb1.1, whole genome shotgun sequence.
ACATTGGGGAAGAAAGTACTGCTGCATGGCAAGACATGATCCATGAAACAGAAGAAGGCATCACTCTTCGCAAGAAGGATGAAACCATTCAACACACAGAAGTTTTTTGTTATGCCAGTCAGGATATGGATGGCAATATTGAAGAGACTGATGATCTGCAGAAAAATCCTTCCTGGGTAGCATCTAGTACCCTCATTAAACCTCTGGATTCTGCATGCTTGTCTGAAGAAATGCACTCGTTATATGTTTCTAGCAATGAAGTGCCTGCAAAAGGGACTCCAGAAAACAATGGAGAAGTAACTGATATAGCAGAAACCTTGGTGAAAGAAGAATATTGTGGATATAAAACTTATAAACACAGAGTTTCAGATGGTGCTAAAGACGAAATCAAACCTATATTGGAAGAGAACAGTGATCCACCAAAGAGAAACAGGATTACTTACTCTCAAATAGTTGAAGAAGGCAGGAGGTTTAATATTGATTTGGTATCAAAGCTGCTTTATTCCCAAGGACTGTTAATTGATCTTTTAATCAAATCAAATGTTAGTCGTTATGCAGAATTTAAAAATGTCACTAGGATTCTTGCATTTCGAGAAGGAAAAGTAGAGCAGGTGCCTTGCTCCAGAGCAGATGTCTTTAATAGCAAAGAGCTCACTATGGTTGAAAAGAGGATGCTAATGAAATTTCTTACATTTTGTTTAGACTACGAACAACATCCTGATGAATACCAAGCTTTCACGCAATGCTCATTTTCAGAgtacttaaaaaccaaaaaattaaccCCCAGCCTCCAACATTTTGTACTACACTCAATTGCAATGATGTCAGAGTCATCTTGCACAACAATAGAAGGCCTTAAAGCAACAAAAAACTTTCTTCAGTGTCTTGGAAAGTTTGGCAACACTccctttttatttcccttgtaCGGCCAAGGAGAAATTCCCCAGTGTTTCTGCAGGATGTGTGCAGTTTTTGGTGGAATATATTGTCTTCGCCATAAAGTACAATGCCTTGTAGTTGACAAAGAATCTGGAagatgtaaagcaattatagatcACCTTGGTCAAAGAATAAATGCTAAATATTTCATTGTGGAGGATAGTTACCTTTCTGAGGAAACATGCTCAAATGTGCAGTACGAACAGATATCCAGGGCAGTGCTCATTACGGATCAGTCTATACTAAAGACAGATTCAGATCAGCAGATTTCCATTTTGATAGTACCTCCAGTGGAACCAGGAGCATGTGCTGTTCGAGTCACTGAATTGTGTTCTTCAACCATGACGTGCATGAAAGACACCTGTCTGGTACATCTGACCTGTTCATCTTCCAAAACAGCAAGAGAAGACTTAGAATCAGTGGTGAAGAAATTATTCACCCCATATgctgaaacagaaatagacaaggAAGAACTTGCAAAGCCAAGACTCTTGTGGGCTCTTTATTTTAACATGAGAGATTCCTCAGGAGTCAGCAGAAGCTCATATAATGGCTTACCTTCCAATGTTTATGTCTGCACTGGGCCTGACTGTGGACTAGGAAATGAACACGCAGTCAAGCAAGCTGAAACAGTCTTCAAGGAGATCTTTCCAAGTGAAGAAttctgccccccacctccaaatCCAGAAGACGTTTTCTTTGATGGTGATGATAAGCAACCAGAGCCTCTTGGAGCCAATACTATAATAATAGCCCAACTAGAATCCTCTGAGGGAAGCAAAAACCTAGAAAGCTCAGAGAAGCACcttcaaaattagaaaaaaagcaaactggAAATGCTACTTTGGGCCTTCATCCAGTATCAGAATATTCTCATTTAAAGGACAGTTTCCTATATGAGTAATTAGAAATGGTTATTTGATGAATGGCATGCAGATGTTGTCTATAATTCTCTTTGTGACTTTCAGTTATTGGATGTATTTGTTAACCTATCAATAATTGATTTATTAGTTATTGGACTTCTTTTTGTTTCAGAATGGGTTTCATGAGCCAGAATCTTAAACAGGATTAGCTTTATTTTAGTACTGGGTATATATGTGAGGGTTCCATATTAGCCATGGTGCTTAAAGGAAGATGGTATTGTATCTGCTGATCTTCAGATTTTATTATTGTCTACAGAACAATAACATCTAAggaatattttaattacttttgtaGCTAGTACAGTTGCTACCACCTCTGAATAGtgaaacacacacagaggaaattATGTGGgtcttttctttataatataaAGATAATATATTAAGTATGATCCTTTATTTGTGAAGGTGATGCCTACAATACATCTTGCAGTTTAATTCTCCTACTTGAGCCTTGTAACCAATGAGGCAGTGATGCCACCACAGTCTTATACATTGCAAAAAGAGTCAGAGTTCATTTAGTAGTTGAAGAGCTCATTCTTGGGAGGTTCAGTCCAAAGAAAATCTAGGGGAAAAGATTAGTTCTGgtttaatatttcagaaaatttctGAAGAGCACTATTCTGGCAcctaaaagaaaagaacttcTAAGTAACTcaggctaaagaaaaaataaattgctcCAGGAAAAGATATTACAGAATGCTTGTTCTGAAATTGCTAAGGAGAAACTGAGTGAAGCATTTTTAACCTGGGATTACAGATGGTTTTTAAAATCCATCTGTAAATAGATTTCCCAAGGTTTCTCAGTGAAAGTAAGCACACCATCTTGTTGACTCCACCACTTTAATTAGTAACACTACAATTGATAGGAGTGAATCAAAGGAGGGTTGCCATGTCCCTTTGGTTGTGTCCCACCCCACAAATAATGAGGTAAATGCCTTCGTAATCAACTCCTGCCTCTTAGCTGTTATCTAGaggatagaaaacatttttttccagaactACCAGAAGTCATAAAACTGGTTATACTCTAGCAGCAGAAGCTTGTGGAGCTGTCAGAAGAAATAAACTTCCTTCTCTTTAGGTCACTGTTTCCATTCCTCAGACAGAGAATGATAATCCTATAGGAAGGATTTAGGAAGGGATAGGAAAGGATATAGGAAGCCCTTTTAATACAGTTTTTGTCCTGGAACAGAGCATTTTGAAGAACTATTTAGAAGAATATAACCAATCTGTCTTTTGATAGCTCTAACTCACTCTGAGTAGCATATgcccaggaaaatattttaaaagaaaaaaaagtctatttgtaTAAAGATATTTCTAGTGATTGCATTCGAGTTTTAAAAAAAGCCCAGTAATTGGGAACTGGATAAGTAAATTTTCATGTATTGCTATTGCTATCATAGACTGTTATATAGCCATTAAATAGTATTGATATATGTAAAACCATatgggaaaatgtttaaatgagaCTTGAAAGTGCTAAAACATAAATTATTGTATTTACTGATTGTGTAAAAATTTAGATCTATACATTGGAAAGAATCCGAAGAGAACATTGTAATTAGTTTAACATTAAGAGgttcttttttctataaaatactgatgtgtgaaataaaaaataaaagattaattgGTAAAATGGTTTACTGAATTGGTGAGAAAATTATTGATTTCTAAACTTCTAAATTtctcctttaaattaaaaaatataagtgtTAGTGTCAAAAGATAATCTCCAAAAACATGGACAGAAAGTTTTCCGACTCTTGGTGGGAAGGAATTCTTGGTCAAGATGGATTTTGCATCTTTCTCAGTTGCCCAACATTAAGAAATAAGGTATATTGTGATgctaggtagatagatagatagatagatagataattttttaaatgggaatcTCAGAGCCAGAGgtagaaataatagaaatgataCTAATGCATTCCAGGACATCAGCATGAAGACATTATATACTAAAGTATGGCCCCTAATCCAAGAACATACTTCATTTTGGAGTCTTGGAGGCCAGGGAAATGAAGGTTGGGTTTGGATTGGTAGAAGTGGCCAAGCCTGGGTCTGAGGAGTGCTTTCAGGGAGACCGGTGTTAAGGACAGATCTCAGGGG
Proteins encoded in this region:
- the CHML gene encoding rab proteins geranylgeranyltransferase component A 2; protein product: MDNRLPTEFDVVVIGTGLPESILAAACSRSGQRVLHLDSRSYYGGNWASFSFSGLLSWLKEYQQNSDIGEESTAAWQDMIHETEEGITLRKKDETIQHTEVFCYASQDMDGNIEETDDLQKNPSWVASSTLIKPLDSACLSEEMHSLYVSSNEVPAKGTPENNGEVTDIAETLVKEEYCGYKTYKHRVSDGAKDEIKPILEENSDPPKRNRITYSQIVEEGRRFNIDLVSKLLYSQGLLIDLLIKSNVSRYAEFKNVTRILAFREGKVEQVPCSRADVFNSKELTMVEKRMLMKFLTFCLDYEQHPDEYQAFTQCSFSEYLKTKKLTPSLQHFVLHSIAMMSESSCTTIEGLKATKNFLQCLGKFGNTPFLFPLYGQGEIPQCFCRMCAVFGGIYCLRHKVQCLVVDKESGRCKAIIDHLGQRINAKYFIVEDSYLSEETCSNVQYEQISRAVLITDQSILKTDSDQQISILIVPPVEPGACAVRVTELCSSTMTCMKDTCLVHLTCSSSKTAREDLESVVKKLFTPYAETEIDKEELAKPRLLWALYFNMRDSSGVSRSSYNGLPSNVYVCTGPDCGLGNEHAVKQAETVFKEIFPSEEFCPPPPNPEDVFFDGDDKQPEPLGANTIIIAQLESSEGSKNLESSEKHLQN